In one Bacillus sp. PK3_68 genomic region, the following are encoded:
- a CDS encoding YqaA family protein, whose amino-acid sequence MSELIHHLEEWLLEYGLLGLILVAFTESSFFPIPPDVILLPLALADPDRALLFALYTTIASVLGALLGWLIGRKLGRPILLKFVSEELILKVEDLFKRYGPLAILIAGFTPIPYKVFTIFAGVAKIRIRVLLIWSLIGRGLRFFLEGIIIFWLGEQAKPFIEENFTMLTIAGGLLIVIIFFIYHFIQKKKTS is encoded by the coding sequence ATGTCTGAGTTGATTCATCATCTGGAAGAGTGGCTGCTGGAATATGGATTGTTAGGGTTAATTCTCGTTGCCTTTACGGAATCTTCTTTCTTTCCTATTCCCCCGGATGTCATCTTGCTGCCGTTGGCCCTTGCTGATCCTGACCGTGCCCTCCTTTTCGCGCTATATACAACGATTGCTTCTGTCTTAGGCGCTCTGCTTGGCTGGTTGATTGGACGTAAGCTTGGCCGTCCCATTTTATTAAAATTTGTTTCTGAGGAATTAATCTTAAAAGTAGAAGATCTATTCAAGAGGTATGGTCCTCTTGCCATTTTAATTGCCGGCTTTACACCGATTCCTTATAAGGTGTTTACAATCTTTGCCGGAGTAGCAAAGATTCGTATTAGAGTTCTTCTCATTTGGTCACTCATCGGGCGTGGGCTTCGCTTTTTCCTGGAAGGGATCATTATTTTCTGGCTTGGTGAGCAAGCTAAGCCATTTATTGAAGAAAACTTTACCATGCTAACTATTGCAGGCGGATTACTGATCGTTATTATTTTCTTTATTTACCACTTTATTCAAAAGAAAAAAACAAGCTAG
- a CDS encoding Lmo0850 family protein, translated as MGKDHERVLKMIDRLAQLGVKVSKTKSRIEVFNSLKRYQDLVDHVKA; from the coding sequence TTGGGGAAAGACCATGAAAGAGTGTTAAAAATGATCGACCGGCTCGCTCAATTAGGCGTTAAAGTGTCAAAAACCAAATCCCGCATCGAAGTGTTCAACTCTTTAAAAAGATATCAAGATTTAGTGGATCATGTAAAGGCCTGA
- a CDS encoding D-alanine--D-alanine ligase, translating into MRTKLCLLYGGKSAEHQVSLQTAKAVIGALDLNKFDIYPIYITTEGNWIEGNKLTGPVNQVSELQFASDGQPSTVAQSLVSKKYDVIFPLLHGPNGEDGTVQGLLEVMNLPYVGNGVLASSAGMDKVIMKNIFAQAHLPQVNYVWLTRKGWMEDKEAAYEKAEKELGYPCFVKPANLGSSVGISKCTNREELEAAYEEAFQFDRKIIVEEGVAARELEIGLLGNEDPKCSIIGEIVPKKEFYDYKAKYEDGNTALIIPAEISEEAQVNMERMAITAFQALDCSGLVRADFFLTEKGELLINEVNTMPGFTPFSMFPLLWKHAGVEYPLLIERLIDLAKERYEEKQQLKYTF; encoded by the coding sequence ATGAGAACGAAACTGTGTTTATTATATGGGGGAAAATCCGCTGAACATCAGGTGTCTTTACAAACGGCGAAAGCGGTTATTGGCGCACTTGATCTAAATAAATTTGATATTTATCCTATTTATATTACAACAGAGGGAAATTGGATTGAAGGGAACAAGCTGACTGGTCCCGTCAACCAAGTATCCGAGCTGCAGTTTGCGAGTGATGGCCAGCCGTCCACAGTGGCTCAAAGCCTCGTTTCCAAAAAATACGATGTCATTTTTCCGCTTTTACATGGGCCAAATGGCGAAGATGGTACTGTCCAAGGGCTGCTTGAGGTAATGAATCTTCCTTATGTGGGCAATGGCGTACTTGCTTCATCAGCCGGCATGGATAAAGTAATTATGAAAAATATCTTTGCTCAGGCTCATTTGCCGCAAGTAAACTACGTGTGGCTTACACGCAAAGGGTGGATGGAAGATAAAGAAGCAGCCTATGAGAAAGCAGAAAAAGAGCTGGGGTATCCATGCTTCGTCAAGCCGGCTAACCTTGGATCAAGCGTAGGTATTAGTAAATGCACAAATCGAGAGGAATTGGAAGCAGCCTATGAGGAAGCGTTCCAGTTTGATCGCAAAATTATTGTAGAAGAGGGCGTCGCAGCAAGAGAATTGGAAATTGGCTTGCTTGGAAATGAAGACCCGAAATGCTCTATCATTGGTGAAATTGTTCCGAAAAAGGAATTTTATGATTATAAAGCGAAGTATGAAGACGGAAATACGGCATTAATTATTCCTGCTGAAATTTCTGAAGAGGCACAAGTTAACATGGAAAGAATGGCTATTACTGCTTTTCAGGCATTAGATTGCTCGGGGCTTGTTCGCGCTGACTTCTTCTTAACGGAAAAGGGAGAGCTGCTGATTAATGAAGTAAACACGATGCCTGGATTTACTCCTTTTAGTATGTTCCCTCTGCTTTGGAAGCATGCGGGCGTTGAATATCCTCTATTAATCGAAAGATTAATTGATCTTGCAAAAGAACGCTATGAGGAAAAACAGCAACTTAAATATACTTTTTAA
- a CDS encoding DEAD/DEAH box helicase codes for MTKFKELNLSETTLKAIDKMGFEEATPIQAQTIPAGLEGRDIIGQAQTGTGKTTAFGVPMIEKIDTHNHMVQGLVIAPTRELAIQVSEELYKIGSGKRVGILAVYGGQDIQRQIRALKKRPHIIVGTPGRILDHINRKTLKLDNLQTLVLDEADEMLNMGFIQDIEAILSHMPAERQTLLFSATMPKQIRAIAERFMNDPVTIRVKTKEMTVSNIEQFYVKVHQRDKFDVLSRLIDVHSPELAIIFGRTKRRVDELANALSLRGYQAEGIHGDLTQAKRLTVLKRFKEGKIDVLVATDVAARGLDISGVTHVYNYDIPQDPESYVHRIGRTGRAGKEGVAITFVEPREMGYLKEVERTTKKKMSPMAAPTWDDALVGQQQAAVNELEESVAKNDLSQYKALAKGLLDQYDAEQLVAAALKLITKEPDRTPIHITNESSLPQKKDKFRSKNSSSKKPYGSRQGGRSSGGNRSYNRDRKSNPRRKYTSQ; via the coding sequence TTGACGAAATTTAAAGAACTAAATTTAAGTGAAACCACTTTAAAAGCTATTGATAAAATGGGATTTGAAGAAGCAACACCAATCCAGGCACAGACAATTCCAGCGGGTCTTGAAGGGCGAGACATTATTGGTCAGGCACAGACAGGAACAGGAAAGACAACGGCTTTCGGTGTGCCAATGATCGAAAAAATTGATACACATAACCACATGGTACAAGGATTAGTTATTGCTCCAACTCGTGAGCTCGCTATTCAAGTATCAGAAGAGCTTTACAAAATTGGCAGCGGCAAACGCGTCGGCATTTTAGCCGTATATGGCGGTCAGGACATTCAACGTCAAATTCGCGCATTGAAAAAACGCCCTCACATCATTGTAGGAACACCAGGACGGATTCTCGATCATATTAATCGGAAAACGTTGAAGCTTGATAACTTACAGACACTGGTATTGGATGAAGCAGATGAAATGCTGAACATGGGCTTTATTCAAGATATTGAGGCTATTCTTTCCCACATGCCGGCTGAACGCCAGACATTGTTGTTTTCAGCGACAATGCCTAAGCAGATTCGTGCGATAGCTGAAAGATTTATGAATGACCCTGTGACCATTCGAGTGAAGACGAAAGAGATGACTGTTTCCAACATTGAGCAGTTTTATGTAAAAGTGCATCAACGCGATAAATTTGACGTGCTTTCTCGCTTGATCGATGTTCATTCACCAGAGCTGGCGATTATTTTCGGCCGCACTAAAAGACGTGTAGATGAATTAGCCAATGCTTTAAGCCTTCGTGGTTATCAAGCAGAGGGAATTCATGGCGATTTAACTCAGGCAAAGCGCTTGACTGTGCTGAAGCGTTTTAAAGAGGGGAAAATCGATGTGCTTGTGGCGACAGACGTAGCTGCTCGTGGACTGGATATTTCTGGCGTTACCCACGTATATAATTACGATATCCCACAGGACCCAGAAAGCTATGTACACCGCATCGGTCGTACAGGCCGCGCCGGTAAAGAGGGAGTCGCTATTACATTCGTTGAACCGAGAGAAATGGGTTATCTGAAAGAAGTAGAAAGAACAACGAAGAAAAAAATGTCCCCGATGGCTGCCCCTACATGGGATGATGCATTGGTTGGACAGCAGCAGGCTGCTGTTAATGAACTAGAAGAGTCTGTTGCTAAAAATGATCTCTCTCAATATAAAGCATTGGCGAAAGGCTTACTTGACCAGTATGATGCTGAACAGCTTGTAGCTGCTGCTTTAAAATTGATCACAAAAGAGCCAGATCGGACACCGATTCATATTACAAATGAGTCTTCTCTTCCGCAAAAGAAAGATAAGTTCCGTTCTAAAAATTCAAGTTCTAAAAAGCCGTATGGCAGCCGCCAAGGCGGACGTTCATCCGGCGGCAATCGCTCTTACAACCGTGATCGCAAAAGCAATCCAAGAAGAAAATATACTTCCCAATAA
- a CDS encoding DedA family protein, which produces MESQILDYLSQYGLIILFIVGFFGIVGIPVPEESLFVYVGILARHQGIPLLSAWLAISAGAFSGMLTSYLLGRKVGKPLLDRYGKYLGMSKKRWRKVLLHWDMKKSLFTGFFIPGIRQFNPYFAGVAKFPLLLFLLLSVLGSLIWVLSYIMIGYVVSSYITVKPIYLTIAGAIFLIAFLIQLLYKWRKSKNKATSTER; this is translated from the coding sequence ATGGAATCTCAAATTCTTGATTATCTGTCTCAATATGGATTAATTATTTTGTTTATTGTTGGTTTTTTCGGTATTGTGGGCATTCCGGTTCCTGAAGAAAGCTTATTCGTCTACGTAGGCATTCTGGCGAGACATCAGGGCATTCCGCTGCTCTCAGCCTGGCTGGCCATCTCTGCAGGTGCTTTTTCCGGCATGCTGACAAGCTACCTGCTTGGTCGCAAGGTGGGGAAGCCTTTGCTTGATCGGTATGGGAAGTATTTGGGTATGAGCAAAAAAAGATGGAGAAAAGTCCTTCTTCACTGGGATATGAAGAAATCCTTATTTACCGGGTTCTTTATTCCTGGAATAAGACAATTCAATCCTTATTTTGCTGGAGTAGCGAAGTTTCCCTTGCTTCTGTTTCTCCTCCTTTCTGTTTTAGGCTCACTTATATGGGTATTATCTTATATAATGATTGGGTATGTTGTTAGCTCGTATATAACAGTTAAGCCTATTTACTTAACGATCGCCGGTGCGATTTTTCTTATTGCGTTTTTGATTCAGCTGCTATATAAATGGAGAAAGTCTAAAAACAAAGCTACCAGCACCGAACGCTAA
- the murF gene encoding UDP-N-acetylmuramoyl-tripeptide--D-alanyl-D-alanine ligase encodes MMRKTIEQIANIIKIENNFESFKDYLIQGVAIDSRKATNGQLFVPFKGENTDGHQYIRQAINQGAAAALWQKDRPNPPEDLPVLVVEDTLKALQQLAKAYREELDVKVIGITGSNGKTTTKDMTASLLSRKFKVQKTEGNFNNHIGLPLTILSLKEDTEAAVIEMGMSSKGEIDLLTKIASPDVAIITNIGEAHLQDLGSREAIAEAKLEIINGLAADGTLIYHGDEPLLKEALKETELKTETFGLEAENDMYPLSVQTLQDGSRFKVNKAPDMEFFLPIIGRHNVLNAMAAMLAAHKMGLTFEEMKIGLTSVELTKMRMEMKDGMKGTKIINDAYNASPTSMKAAIELAEKMPGFKRKILVLGDMLELGLDEELFHYQVGQTVEGEAIDYLFTLGRLGQFIAAGAKNSLGEDRIFAFSDKHELIEKLKSIVASGDLIVVKASRGVRLEEVVEALECN; translated from the coding sequence ATGATGCGTAAGACCATTGAACAAATAGCAAATATAATAAAAATAGAAAATAACTTTGAGTCATTCAAAGATTATCTTATTCAAGGAGTGGCCATCGATTCTCGCAAAGCGACGAACGGTCAGTTGTTTGTCCCGTTTAAAGGGGAAAATACGGACGGCCACCAGTATATTAGACAGGCGATTAACCAGGGGGCAGCTGCTGCCCTTTGGCAGAAGGACAGGCCAAACCCGCCCGAGGATTTGCCGGTGTTAGTTGTAGAAGATACTTTGAAGGCACTGCAACAGCTAGCTAAAGCCTACCGGGAAGAGTTGGATGTAAAGGTCATTGGCATTACTGGTAGCAATGGAAAAACAACGACGAAAGATATGACAGCAAGCCTGCTTTCTCGAAAATTCAAGGTGCAAAAAACAGAAGGAAACTTCAATAACCATATTGGTCTTCCGCTAACTATTTTATCTTTAAAGGAAGATACAGAAGCGGCTGTTATTGAAATGGGGATGAGCAGTAAAGGTGAAATCGACCTGTTAACGAAGATCGCTTCTCCAGACGTTGCTATCATTACTAATATTGGGGAAGCTCATTTGCAGGATTTAGGATCAAGAGAGGCAATTGCTGAAGCAAAACTAGAAATTATCAATGGTCTCGCTGCTGATGGTACACTAATCTATCACGGAGATGAACCGCTATTAAAGGAAGCCTTAAAAGAGACAGAATTAAAGACGGAAACCTTTGGTCTAGAGGCAGAAAACGATATGTATCCTCTCTCTGTTCAGACCCTTCAGGATGGAAGTCGGTTTAAGGTCAATAAAGCGCCTGACATGGAATTTTTTCTGCCTATCATCGGCAGACACAATGTATTAAATGCAATGGCTGCTATGCTGGCAGCCCACAAAATGGGTCTTACTTTTGAAGAGATGAAAATAGGTTTGACATCTGTCGAGTTAACAAAAATGCGGATGGAAATGAAAGATGGCATGAAGGGCACGAAGATTATTAATGACGCTTATAATGCCAGCCCGACTTCTATGAAAGCGGCTATTGAGTTGGCTGAAAAGATGCCAGGATTCAAGCGGAAGATTCTTGTGCTGGGAGACATGCTTGAATTAGGTCTAGATGAGGAGTTATTCCATTATCAAGTTGGCCAAACGGTAGAGGGGGAAGCGATTGATTATCTCTTTACACTTGGCCGGCTCGGTCAATTTATTGCGGCCGGCGCGAAAAACTCTCTTGGAGAAGACCGCATCTTCGCTTTCAGCGACAAACACGAGCTCATTGAGAAGCTAAAGTCGATTGTTGCTAGTGGCGATTTAATTGTTGTTAAAGCTTCTCGCGGTGTTAGACTTGAAGAAGTAGTAGAGGCACTTGAATGTAATTGA
- a CDS encoding glycosyltransferase, giving the protein MKILLLPLFRMPSGHHKAAEAIIGHLSNIEAEIEVKTVDCLSHFHSGIEAIISNTYLKWISRKPALYSKFYHSFIYSHKPKDDLPSGSSLCFWDSYLAWRMEKFIEKEQPDFIICTHCYPSKLLNHLKKRGKVNVPVINVYTDFFMNDIWGKKYIDFHFVPHQEAKEKLIKVYSLKQEQIFVTGIPIHPFFQKPSRPLSEGYVLIAGGNSGLGNLTSLIEQLSASELRYSYKVLCGHNQKLYEHICSLHHKKIEAIPYTSCREQMNLYYERASAIVTKPGGVTITEVLEKSLPVFIMDTLPGQEEINCHYLRTQKLVYKLDIQQPIESQITDVINNEVEMNKWRKRLAYYHLEKDAEIKNSLLAVFKSKERTYASSVKESAWDPYLG; this is encoded by the coding sequence ATGAAAATTTTATTACTGCCCCTCTTCCGCATGCCTTCTGGACACCATAAAGCGGCTGAGGCCATTATTGGACATTTATCCAATATAGAAGCGGAAATTGAAGTAAAGACGGTTGACTGTTTGAGTCATTTTCATAGCGGCATAGAGGCCATTATTTCAAACACATATTTAAAGTGGATTAGCCGCAAACCAGCGCTGTATAGTAAGTTTTATCATTCTTTTATTTATTCGCACAAGCCAAAAGATGATCTGCCCTCTGGCTCTTCTCTTTGCTTCTGGGACAGCTATCTTGCCTGGCGGATGGAGAAATTCATTGAAAAAGAACAACCAGATTTTATTATCTGCACTCACTGTTATCCCTCTAAGCTTCTGAATCATCTTAAAAAGAGAGGGAAAGTTAACGTTCCCGTCATAAATGTGTATACGGATTTCTTTATGAATGATATATGGGGAAAAAAATATATTGATTTTCATTTTGTTCCGCACCAGGAAGCAAAAGAGAAGCTCATAAAAGTATATTCGTTAAAGCAAGAGCAAATATTTGTAACTGGCATTCCTATACACCCCTTTTTCCAAAAGCCTTCACGCCCCTTGTCGGAAGGCTATGTGTTAATCGCAGGTGGCAATAGCGGGCTCGGCAACTTAACTTCATTAATTGAACAATTATCTGCCTCTGAGCTTCGATACTCTTACAAAGTGCTGTGCGGTCATAACCAAAAACTATATGAGCATATCTGCTCTCTTCACCATAAAAAAATAGAAGCTATTCCTTATACAAGCTGTCGCGAACAAATGAATCTCTATTACGAAAGAGCCTCTGCCATTGTCACGAAACCAGGCGGAGTGACAATTACGGAAGTTCTGGAAAAGTCCCTGCCTGTCTTTATTATGGACACCTTGCCAGGTCAGGAAGAAATTAACTGCCATTACTTGAGAACTCAAAAACTGGTGTATAAGCTCGATATACAGCAGCCGATTGAATCACAGATTACCGATGTTATTAACAATGAGGTAGAGATGAATAAATGGCGCAAGCGGCTTGCCTATTATCATTTAGAAAAAGATGCTGAAATAAAAAACAGCTTACTTGCCGTTTTTAAAAGCAAAGAACGAACCTATGCCTCCTCAGTAAAAGAATCAGCCTGGGATCCATATCTCGGCTGA
- the mgtE gene encoding magnesium transporter: protein MLTNLTEDQMTLLIIKALKEGKKKELQKLLDELHPYDMAAIYTNLPEKHQTRFLLQLSIPILTDMIQELDNENQLDVLKKVGKERSRKVLDDMDNDDLASLLDDMSPEKIKLFLAGMKKEESTIIESMMAYPAETAGRLMTNRFVWIRDTYTVREAVDKLKTFAEFAETINYLYVINAEKKLVGVVSYRDLLLADASEKVSDVMYGRVISVSVYTDQEEIARLIERYDFLAIPVVNDKDVLVGIVTFDDIIDVVIQEANEDIEKLSASGKAIDFDTKASTAAFRRLPWLILLLFIGLVSGSIISGFEDTLKQVVALTFFMPMISGMTGNTGTQSLAVVVRGLASRDIDMKTVMSLVAREFGVGFIIGIVCAILIFLIAFFWQGNAILGVVVSSSLLLTLIIGTLSGTVIPLVLYKLNIDPAVASGPLITTINDIFSLIIYFSIASWFLHQLM, encoded by the coding sequence ATGCTGACAAATTTAACTGAAGATCAAATGACTCTTCTTATCATAAAAGCGTTAAAAGAAGGAAAAAAGAAGGAGCTCCAAAAACTGCTGGACGAACTGCATCCTTATGATATGGCAGCCATTTATACAAACTTGCCTGAAAAACATCAGACAAGATTTTTGCTTCAGCTCAGCATTCCTATTTTGACGGATATGATCCAGGAACTTGATAATGAAAATCAGCTGGATGTACTGAAAAAAGTAGGAAAAGAGCGATCCCGAAAAGTTCTTGATGACATGGATAACGATGATTTGGCTTCCCTGCTGGACGATATGTCCCCTGAAAAAATTAAACTGTTTTTAGCGGGCATGAAAAAAGAAGAGTCGACTATCATCGAAAGCATGATGGCTTATCCTGCTGAAACTGCCGGCCGGCTCATGACGAACCGGTTTGTGTGGATTAGAGACACTTATACAGTGCGGGAAGCAGTTGATAAATTAAAAACCTTTGCAGAGTTTGCTGAGACAATAAACTATTTGTATGTTATTAATGCTGAAAAAAAGCTTGTCGGTGTTGTTTCCTACCGCGACCTGCTTTTAGCTGACGCCAGTGAAAAGGTAAGTGATGTCATGTATGGACGGGTGATTTCTGTTTCCGTTTACACGGATCAGGAAGAAATTGCCCGTTTAATCGAGCGTTATGACTTTCTGGCTATTCCTGTCGTCAATGACAAGGATGTGCTTGTTGGAATTGTCACGTTTGATGATATTATTGATGTCGTCATTCAGGAAGCGAACGAAGACATTGAAAAGCTTTCTGCCTCTGGTAAAGCGATTGACTTTGACACAAAAGCTTCCACTGCCGCTTTCCGTCGGCTGCCCTGGCTTATTCTACTTCTATTTATCGGCCTTGTTTCCGGAAGCATTATCTCAGGCTTTGAAGACACACTGAAACAAGTAGTGGCCCTTACTTTTTTCATGCCGATGATTTCCGGCATGACCGGTAATACAGGTACTCAATCCCTCGCTGTTGTTGTACGTGGCCTCGCCTCCCGGGACATTGATATGAAGACGGTGATGAGCCTTGTCGCTCGAGAGTTTGGCGTGGGCTTTATTATAGGTATTGTATGTGCTATTTTAATTTTCCTGATCGCCTTTTTTTGGCAAGGGAACGCCATACTAGGAGTGGTTGTCAGCTCTTCCCTACTCTTAACGCTTATTATCGGAACGCTTTCTGGCACAGTGATTCCATTAGTTCTTTACAAGTTGAATATCGATCCGGCTGTAGCGTCCGGGCCGCTTATTACGACAATCAATGATATTTTTTCATTAATTATTTATTTTTCCATCGCCTCATGGTTTCTGCATCAATTAATGTAA
- a CDS encoding alpha/beta fold hydrolase — MIGCLCIHGFTGAPYEVEPLAEYLHEKTTWKIVVPTLPGHGETLSLKGITYQQWIGHAEREMKNLLSECETVYVIGFSMGGLIAAYLAEKYPVEKLILLSAAAKYINVGQLLKDMKEMWKDARNGKLSENELFLRYKSKFLLTPISAAWQFRKMAAYSRPLFSRIQTPTFIAQGLADGIVPPKSAEYIYRCLPAHQKEIYYVPHAKHHICHTGEKERLFEKVFTFLTGSSRVI; from the coding sequence ATGATTGGTTGTTTATGCATTCACGGTTTTACTGGAGCTCCCTACGAAGTAGAACCTCTCGCTGAGTATTTGCATGAAAAAACAACTTGGAAAATCGTTGTACCTACACTTCCGGGTCACGGAGAGACTCTTTCCTTAAAAGGAATTACTTATCAGCAGTGGATTGGCCATGCAGAAAGAGAAATGAAAAACCTGCTTTCCGAGTGTGAGACGGTCTATGTCATTGGATTTTCTATGGGTGGATTGATTGCGGCTTACTTAGCAGAAAAATATCCTGTAGAGAAACTTATATTATTGAGCGCTGCGGCTAAATATATTAATGTGGGGCAATTACTTAAAGACATGAAGGAAATGTGGAAAGACGCTAGAAACGGTAAGCTGAGTGAAAATGAATTGTTTTTGCGCTACAAGAGTAAGTTTTTGCTCACGCCTATATCAGCAGCCTGGCAGTTTCGAAAAATGGCTGCTTATAGCAGGCCGCTTTTTTCGAGAATTCAGACGCCAACCTTCATTGCTCAGGGGTTGGCAGACGGGATTGTGCCGCCTAAGAGCGCCGAATATATCTACAGATGCTTGCCAGCTCACCAGAAGGAAATTTACTATGTGCCGCATGCGAAACACCATATTTGCCATACGGGAGAAAAGGAGCGGTTGTTTGAAAAAGTCTTTACATTTTTAACGGGAAGTAGTAGAGTGATTTAA
- a CDS encoding hemolysin family protein — MDIFNLVFIVILIALTAFFVISEFSIVKVRSSRIHQLLEEGHPKAPAAKLVISSLDEYLSACQLGITITALALGWIGEPAMAGVLKPLMDLLHIPSSLSQVIIVGAAFFIITFLHVVVGELAPKTLAIQKAEALTLFFARPLIIFYKAMYPFIWTLNGTARLVTGLFGIKPVSENEAAHTEEELRLILSESLRSGEINPSEFKYVNKIFEFDDRIAKEVMVPRTEMVTLSKEMTIQEFIDVVREERFTRYPVIDGDKDHVIGLVNFKEVLTDYVKQKELGPVLLEQYVRPIIRVIDSIPIHELLVKLQKERIHMAVLMDEYGGTSGLVTIEDILEEIVGEIQDEFDTDEVPLIQKIADTHYIIDGKVLINEVNTLLHLALEDEDIDTIGGWILTENYEAVQGDIIDYEGYLFTIKAMEDHQIKYVEVRKKPQVQLEEQTLPTKQSTLPLAESKAI, encoded by the coding sequence TTGGACATATTTAACCTGGTGTTCATCGTCATCCTTATAGCTCTAACTGCGTTTTTTGTTATTTCAGAATTTTCCATCGTTAAAGTCCGCAGCTCGCGGATTCATCAATTACTGGAAGAAGGCCATCCAAAAGCACCTGCTGCAAAGCTTGTTATTTCAAGCCTTGATGAATACTTGTCAGCCTGTCAGCTTGGCATTACGATAACAGCCCTTGCACTTGGCTGGATCGGTGAACCGGCTATGGCCGGTGTATTAAAGCCGCTTATGGATCTTCTTCACATCCCTTCCTCTTTGTCTCAGGTAATCATTGTAGGAGCGGCATTTTTCATTATTACTTTTCTTCATGTAGTGGTGGGGGAGCTCGCGCCAAAGACACTGGCTATTCAAAAAGCAGAAGCGCTGACGCTTTTCTTTGCCCGGCCATTGATCATATTTTATAAAGCCATGTACCCTTTTATATGGACGCTTAATGGAACAGCCCGGCTCGTTACCGGTCTGTTCGGCATAAAGCCCGTTTCTGAAAATGAAGCGGCGCATACGGAGGAAGAGCTGCGTCTCATCTTATCGGAAAGCTTAAGAAGCGGTGAAATTAACCCTTCTGAATTTAAATATGTAAATAAAATTTTTGAGTTTGATGACCGGATTGCGAAAGAGGTTATGGTTCCGCGTACAGAAATGGTCACGCTGTCTAAAGAAATGACGATTCAGGAGTTCATTGATGTCGTGCGTGAGGAGCGATTTACACGTTATCCCGTTATTGATGGTGACAAAGATCATGTGATTGGCCTTGTTAATTTTAAAGAGGTGCTGACCGACTATGTTAAGCAAAAGGAACTCGGTCCCGTTTTACTCGAGCAATACGTACGTCCCATTATTCGTGTCATCGATTCCATTCCTATTCATGAATTACTCGTTAAACTGCAAAAAGAGCGAATTCACATGGCTGTATTAATGGACGAATACGGAGGGACATCTGGCCTGGTCACGATTGAAGATATTTTAGAAGAGATCGTTGGAGAGATTCAGGATGAATTTGATACAGACGAGGTGCCGCTCATCCAAAAAATAGCTGATACTCATTATATTATAGACGGCAAAGTACTGATCAATGAGGTAAATACACTTCTTCATCTGGCACTGGAAGACGAGGATATCGATACAATTGGCGGCTGGATTCTTACGGAAAATTACGAAGCCGTTCAAGGGGACATTATTGATTATGAGGGCTATCTTTTCACAATCAAAGCGATGGAAGACCATCAAATTAAATATGTGGAAGTGCGAAAAAAGCCACAGGTACAGCTGGAGGAGCAAACTCTTCCAACTAAACAATCCACCCTTCCCCTAGCAGAATCAAAAGCAATATAG
- a CDS encoding polysaccharide deacetylase family protein produces MLDLLEKHHAKATFFIVGAKARAYPDIVREIKKRGHTIGIHNDTHLSNWLFSPLMFKKQLAKAQVTIMEITGEPTMYYRPPWGHFNLLTLHTVRPLQTIMWTAIPGDWKESVQPAALADKLRKERKQGAIITLHDSGTTFGADEHAPANTLKALEIFLADKDSANYRFVNIHTMLQAFKGSKL; encoded by the coding sequence TTGCTCGATTTATTGGAAAAACATCATGCAAAAGCCACCTTTTTCATTGTGGGTGCTAAAGCCCGTGCCTATCCAGACATTGTCCGAGAGATCAAGAAGAGAGGCCATACGATCGGTATACATAACGACACACACCTATCCAATTGGCTGTTCTCACCCTTGATGTTTAAAAAACAACTGGCAAAGGCACAAGTAACAATTATGGAAATAACAGGAGAACCAACTATGTACTATAGACCACCGTGGGGACATTTTAACTTACTTACATTGCATACAGTCAGACCATTGCAAACCATTATGTGGACTGCTATTCCCGGTGACTGGAAGGAGAGTGTTCAACCTGCTGCACTCGCCGACAAACTAAGAAAAGAGCGAAAGCAAGGCGCTATTATTACACTGCACGATAGCGGTACCACTTTTGGAGCCGATGAACATGCCCCGGCAAACACATTAAAAGCATTGGAAATCTTTCTGGCAGATAAAGATTCAGCTAACTATCGCTTTGTAAATATTCATACTATGTTACAAGCCTTCAAAGGGAGCAAGCTGTAA